A window of the Limisphaera ngatamarikiensis genome harbors these coding sequences:
- a CDS encoding type II secretion system protein GspD yields MSRKGSLFSVVLSTGLLLVVAACRQVPVSEGTASGAAGPRGQPAETQRVRYSPAYDAEIESILELARKGRWEQAQEQADMLLARAPEDSAVQRLHSWVSQQRQAAREKALEDKIREIDAGNSVFNPTIPGLLTENKDRGLPASKDVRDTIEKIETSRVIPETYGTVRREKGPLFDLAAARGPMAKLMEKEVTIHLDNVTLENLIVQLSQITGINIVADKSLPVLKQTLSVNVDKVRLSEFLRYVERNYEVQFQVGPELVWVTDAKDPKKLMEETRFYRLRTGFVRPARLGAEEAVRTETRAPNNVVTVTETQRFRRFVNDEAPESPSLEQAITNFFTGKWYIDYERNLIVARGTPEQLEVLERLIEEFDRPIQQVLIEARFVTISKPAFLQLGLLWETGRALQGARVPQDFTGLASLQSFPTVNNVPAVGIGLQEVFTNILGRRALSATLSALEQSGESQTISAPRLTVLNNRPATISDGKVQYYYEEYQVKQTVQQYYTASSWVPSGRPTKVTAGAELNVLASIAGDGKHIILALNPRVNTDVQLVPFATLTDYDAQNKQVLNSFTLKLPEYRTQELATRVVVRSGETVVMGGVLERERTTMVEAVPVLGNIPVIGAAFRRRTEVDKPRYLLIFVTATIVNEKGEFVIYED; encoded by the coding sequence TCTGTTTTCCGTGGTGTTGAGCACGGGGCTGCTCCTGGTAGTGGCGGCCTGTCGGCAGGTGCCGGTGTCGGAGGGCACCGCGTCGGGCGCGGCGGGGCCGCGCGGTCAACCGGCGGAAACGCAGCGGGTTCGGTACAGTCCGGCGTATGATGCCGAGATTGAGTCGATTTTGGAACTGGCGCGGAAGGGGCGTTGGGAACAGGCGCAGGAGCAGGCGGACATGTTGCTGGCGCGTGCGCCGGAGGACAGTGCGGTGCAGCGGTTGCATTCATGGGTGAGCCAGCAGCGGCAGGCGGCGCGGGAGAAGGCCCTGGAGGACAAGATCCGCGAGATCGATGCGGGGAATTCGGTGTTCAATCCGACGATTCCCGGGTTGTTGACGGAGAACAAGGACCGGGGGTTGCCGGCGAGCAAGGATGTGCGGGACACGATTGAGAAGATTGAGACCAGCCGGGTCATTCCGGAGACGTACGGGACGGTGCGGCGGGAGAAGGGGCCGTTGTTTGATCTGGCGGCGGCACGCGGTCCGATGGCCAAGCTGATGGAGAAGGAGGTGACGATCCACCTGGACAACGTGACGCTGGAGAACCTGATTGTGCAGTTGAGCCAGATTACGGGGATCAACATCGTGGCCGACAAATCCCTGCCGGTGCTGAAACAGACGCTCAGTGTGAACGTGGACAAGGTCCGGCTGTCGGAGTTTTTGCGGTATGTGGAGCGCAACTACGAGGTTCAGTTTCAGGTCGGGCCGGAGCTGGTGTGGGTGACGGATGCGAAGGATCCGAAGAAGTTGATGGAGGAGACGCGTTTTTACCGGTTGCGCACCGGTTTTGTGCGTCCGGCGCGCCTGGGTGCGGAGGAGGCGGTTCGAACCGAGACGCGTGCCCCGAACAACGTGGTGACGGTGACCGAAACCCAGCGGTTCCGGAGGTTTGTGAATGACGAGGCGCCGGAGTCGCCGTCGCTGGAGCAGGCGATCACGAACTTTTTCACGGGGAAATGGTACATCGACTATGAGCGGAACCTGATTGTGGCGCGCGGGACACCCGAGCAACTGGAGGTGTTGGAGCGGTTGATCGAGGAGTTTGACCGGCCGATCCAGCAGGTGCTGATTGAGGCACGGTTTGTGACGATTTCGAAACCTGCCTTTTTGCAGCTGGGGCTGTTGTGGGAGACGGGTCGGGCGTTGCAGGGCGCGCGGGTGCCGCAGGATTTCACGGGACTGGCCAGTCTGCAGAGTTTCCCGACGGTCAACAACGTGCCGGCGGTGGGGATCGGGTTGCAGGAGGTGTTTACCAACATCCTGGGACGGCGCGCGCTGAGCGCAACGTTGAGTGCGCTGGAACAGAGCGGGGAAAGCCAGACGATCAGTGCCCCGCGCCTGACGGTGTTGAACAACCGGCCGGCGACCATCTCCGACGGCAAGGTGCAATACTACTACGAGGAGTACCAGGTGAAACAGACGGTGCAACAGTACTACACGGCGTCCTCCTGGGTGCCGAGCGGCAGACCCACCAAGGTCACCGCGGGCGCGGAGTTGAACGTGCTGGCCAGCATTGCCGGCGACGGCAAGCACATCATTCTGGCCTTGAACCCGAGGGTGAACACGGACGTGCAGTTGGTTCCCTTTGCCACGCTGACGGATTACGACGCCCAGAACAAGCAGGTGCTGAATTCGTTTACGCTGAAGCTGCCGGAGTATCGGACCCAGGAACTGGCCACGCGGGTGGTGGTGCGGTCCGGGGAGACGGTCGTGATGGGCGGCGTATTGGAGCGGGAACGAACCACAATGGTCGAGGCGGTGCCGGTCCTGGGGAACATCCCGGTCATTGGCGCGGCGTTTCGGCGGCGCACGGAGGTGGACAAACCGCGGTACCTGCTCATTTTCGTGACGGCCACGATTGTGAACGAGAAGGGCGAATTTGTGATCTACGAGGACTGA